A single Nicotiana tabacum cultivar K326 chromosome 5, ASM71507v2, whole genome shotgun sequence DNA region contains:
- the LOC142180998 gene encoding uncharacterized protein LOC142180998: MGDVEHVLNFRGLVDSILKIAPMEARTWKSISLLNGWKVKTHGFGIRGMTAEVAVAIRASSTASLDLEKTRATLPKRKVIEESSENEEEENTSLIARPRARRRVIDGDEVEDTPARASISEPVQILSDEDTTPRGSNESIRRLFVSGFESGEFGPVLDETPLSSSIPISSIPSIPLTTTSISLPILSTPVSLPVSVPINAPTVPALTPTAPIVFTSSTTPPSIVPPPFIKHTEAGSSRRGMAMRSVTLEVPANHSLLRKTGRADIWLEPLIGDIEKKKMESHSFLTLMNDIVHSTLNANLIGTELMGRISTLEKKDRESAKAISDSRRIANETQLEAANWKEQFKNAGDHRGVARK; encoded by the exons atgggagatgtggaacacgTTCTTAACTTTCGTGGTTTGGTAGATTCAATTTTGAAGATTGCGCCTATGGAGgcgagaacttggaaatcaatttctcttttgaatggttggaaagtgaagacCCATG gatttggtATCAGGGGTATGACAGCTGAGGTAGCCGTTGCCATTCGAGCGTCTTCAACCGCTTCACTTGATTTGGAAAAGACTCGGGCCACgctaccaaaaagaaaagttatAGAAGAAAGTTCTGAGAATGAGGAAGAAGAGAATACCTCTTTGATAGCTAGGCCAAGAGCCAGGAGACGCGTCATTGATGGGGATGAAGTTGAAGATACTCCTGCTCGAGCCTCTATCTCCGAGCCTGTTCAAATCCTTTCTGATGAGGATACCACTCCAAGAGGCTCTAATGAATCAATTCGACGTCTCTTTgttagtggttttgagagtggAGAGTTTGGACCAGTTCTTGATGAAACTCCCCTCTCTTCTTCTATTCCCATTTCTTCTATTCCTTCTATTCCTTTGACAACCACGAGTATTTCTTTGCCTATTTTATCGACTCCTGTTTCCTTACCTGTTTCGGTTCCCATAAATGCTCCTACTGTCCCTGCTTTGACTCCCACAGCTCCCATTGTTTTTACCTCTTCTACTACTCCTCCTTCCATTGTTCCCCCTCCCTTTATTAAACATACAGAGGCGGGTTCTAGCAGAAGAGGAATggctatgagaagtgttactcttgaagttcctgccaatcatagccttTTGAGAAAGACTGGTAGAGCTGATATTTGGCTCGAGCCTCTAAtcggagatattgagaagaagaagatggagagccacagTTTCCTAACtttgatgaatgacatagttcattctacctTGAAT GCTAATCTTATTGGTACTGAGTTAATGGGAAGAATCTCCACTCTAGAGAAGAAGGATCGAGAGTCTGCGAAGGCTATCTCTGATTCTAGGAGAATAGCCAATGAAACCCAGCTTGAGGCAGCAAACTGGAAGGAGCAGTTTAAGAATGCaggggaccatagaggagttgcaagaaagtAG